The following are from one region of the Hymenobacter radiodurans genome:
- the aspA gene encoding aspartate ammonia-lyase, whose amino-acid sequence MQTSRLEHDFLGERAIPTDVYYGIQTLRALENFDITGIPLRSEPLFVQALAYVKKAAALANRDLGVLDPTIAECIVRACDRVAAGEFDSQFTTDMIQGGAGTSVNMNANEVIANVALELMGKQKGEYQFCHPNNHVNCSQSTNDAYPTAFRIALNNKLVGYSQALGQLADAFAEKGVEFRNVLKMGRTQLQDAVPMSMGDEFQAFATNLREELLRIEDSRSLISEINMGATAIGTRVNAPAGYAEIVTEHLRTITGLDLILAGDLIEATYDTGAYVQLSGVLKRTAVKLSKICNDLRLLSSGPRTGINEINLPPLQPGSSIMPGKVNPVVPEVVNQTAFYVIGADLTVTMAAEAGQLQLNVMEPVISFALFTSISYLTRACHTLREKCVVGITANKEHAERLVRNSVGIVTQLNPVLGYETAAEIAKEALRTGKSVYEVAVTERQLLTQAKWDEIFTFENLIRPHFIQ is encoded by the coding sequence ATGCAAACTTCCCGACTCGAACACGATTTTCTTGGCGAACGGGCCATCCCCACGGATGTCTACTATGGTATTCAGACCCTGCGCGCCCTCGAAAATTTCGACATCACGGGTATTCCACTCCGCTCAGAGCCGCTGTTTGTGCAGGCGCTGGCCTACGTAAAAAAAGCCGCGGCCCTGGCCAACCGCGACCTGGGCGTGCTCGATCCTACTATTGCCGAGTGCATTGTGCGGGCCTGCGACCGGGTGGCGGCCGGCGAGTTCGATAGCCAGTTTACCACTGATATGATTCAGGGCGGCGCGGGCACTTCAGTGAATATGAACGCCAACGAAGTCATTGCCAACGTGGCCCTGGAGCTGATGGGCAAGCAGAAAGGAGAATACCAGTTCTGCCACCCTAACAACCACGTCAACTGCTCCCAATCGACCAACGACGCCTATCCGACGGCTTTCCGCATTGCGCTGAATAATAAGCTGGTGGGCTACAGCCAGGCGCTGGGCCAGTTGGCTGATGCGTTTGCGGAAAAAGGCGTTGAGTTTCGTAACGTGCTCAAAATGGGCCGCACCCAGCTCCAAGATGCCGTGCCCATGAGTATGGGCGACGAGTTTCAGGCCTTCGCAACCAACCTGCGCGAGGAATTGCTGCGCATTGAAGACAGCCGCAGCCTCATCAGCGAGATTAATATGGGTGCCACGGCCATTGGGACGCGGGTAAATGCCCCGGCCGGCTACGCCGAAATTGTGACCGAACACCTGCGTACTATTACGGGCCTCGATCTGATACTGGCCGGCGACCTGATTGAGGCCACCTACGATACGGGCGCGTACGTGCAGCTATCGGGGGTGCTGAAGCGCACGGCCGTGAAGCTCTCCAAGATCTGCAACGACCTGCGCCTGCTGTCCTCTGGCCCCCGTACGGGCATCAACGAAATAAATTTGCCCCCCTTGCAGCCCGGCTCCAGCATTATGCCCGGCAAAGTGAACCCAGTGGTGCCGGAGGTAGTCAACCAAACAGCCTTCTATGTAATCGGGGCCGACCTGACCGTGACAATGGCTGCTGAGGCCGGCCAACTGCAACTCAATGTAATGGAGCCGGTTATCTCCTTCGCATTGTTCACCAGCATCTCTTACCTCACCCGCGCCTGCCACACCTTGCGCGAAAAATGCGTGGTGGGCATTACGGCCAACAAAGAGCACGCGGAGCGCTTGGTGCGCAACAGCGTGGGCATCGTTACGCAGCTAAACCCGGTGCTGGGCTACGAAACGGCCGCCGAAATTGCAAAAGAGGCCCTGCGCACCGGTAAATCGGTGTATGAAGTAGCCGTGACCGAGCGTCAGTTGCTGACCCAAGCTAAATGGGACGAAATATTCACCTTCGAAAACCTGATCAGACCGCATTTTATCCAGTAG
- a CDS encoding alpha/beta fold hydrolase — protein sequence MHHIRRGTGKPLLLLHGIGGSWRSWQTILDGLAAERDVIAVDLPGFGNTPPLDGPVTIGTLADAVTDFLRAQNLLGIDVVGSSMGARLVLELARRGGVVGVVVSLDPGGFWEGWEIPVFYHTVAVSTKLVRALQPVMPQLTGNSASRTILFAQFSAKPWKIAPQVALDEMRTFAKAPSFNELLYNLAYGEKQQGAPRGSITAPLIIGWGRQDRVCFPSQAERALAKFPDARLRWFDNCGHFPQWDQPEETTRLILRATNGETIEEAVEARETVGASPRRLSTTAAVLGIVALVAGGIWMAGLKRR from the coding sequence ATGCACCACATCCGGCGCGGTACCGGCAAGCCACTTTTACTGCTACACGGTATCGGAGGCAGCTGGCGCTCTTGGCAAACCATTCTCGATGGCCTCGCGGCTGAACGCGACGTGATTGCCGTAGACTTGCCTGGGTTTGGCAATACGCCCCCTTTGGATGGACCGGTTACTATCGGCACGCTAGCCGACGCGGTAACGGACTTTCTACGCGCGCAAAATCTACTGGGTATCGACGTGGTAGGCAGTTCTATGGGCGCGCGCTTGGTGCTGGAGCTGGCGCGCCGGGGCGGCGTGGTGGGCGTAGTCGTATCTCTGGATCCGGGCGGGTTCTGGGAAGGCTGGGAGATTCCGGTCTTTTATCATACTGTGGCCGTTTCAACCAAGCTAGTGCGTGCCTTGCAGCCGGTGATGCCGCAGTTAACCGGCAATAGTGCGAGCCGCACGATATTGTTTGCCCAGTTTTCAGCGAAACCCTGGAAAATTGCCCCCCAGGTAGCTTTGGATGAGATGCGGACCTTCGCCAAAGCGCCTTCCTTCAATGAGCTGCTGTACAACCTGGCCTACGGTGAAAAGCAGCAAGGCGCGCCGCGGGGCAGTATCACAGCACCTCTCATCATTGGCTGGGGCCGGCAAGACAGGGTATGTTTTCCGAGTCAGGCCGAGCGGGCCCTAGCCAAATTTCCGGATGCCCGCCTGCGCTGGTTCGACAACTGTGGGCACTTTCCGCAGTGGGATCAGCCTGAGGAAACCACTCGCCTGATTCTGCGCGCCACCAACGGCGAAACCATTGAGGAAGCCGTCGAAGCGCGTGAAACCGTTGGCGCTTCGCCCCGCCGCCTGAGTACTACGGCCGCCGTGTTGGGCATAGTGGCCCTTGTAGCGGGTGGTATTTGGATGGCGGGTCTTAAAAGACGCTAA
- a CDS encoding creatininase family protein, translating to MTPRPYILAETTWQQVKETKYEVVVLPWGATEAHNYHLPYATDNYQCDYVAAEAARKAWDRGAKVTVLPTIPFGVNTGQLDITLDMNLNPSTQHLILRDMVQVLARQGIPKLVVLNGHGGNDFRQILRELQAEFPSVFLCTLNWYKAADRSQFFTAPGDHADALETSAMLHIAPQLVRPLAEAGDGAAKQFKVNAFRQGWAWAQREWSKVSADTGVGDPAEATPEKGEAFLEAVTTNIGQFLVDLAAADPQDLYE from the coding sequence ATGACCCCACGCCCGTATATTCTTGCCGAAACCACCTGGCAGCAGGTGAAAGAAACGAAGTATGAAGTAGTGGTGCTGCCCTGGGGCGCCACCGAGGCCCACAACTACCATTTGCCCTACGCCACCGACAACTACCAGTGCGACTATGTAGCAGCCGAAGCAGCTCGCAAGGCTTGGGACCGGGGGGCAAAAGTGACTGTGCTGCCCACCATTCCTTTCGGCGTAAACACTGGCCAGCTGGATATTACGCTCGATATGAACCTGAACCCGAGCACGCAGCACTTGATTCTGCGCGATATGGTGCAGGTGCTGGCGCGGCAAGGTATTCCGAAGCTGGTAGTGCTGAACGGGCACGGAGGCAACGATTTTCGGCAGATACTGCGCGAGCTGCAGGCGGAGTTTCCGAGCGTATTCCTTTGTACCCTCAACTGGTATAAGGCCGCCGACCGCAGCCAGTTCTTCACGGCCCCCGGCGACCACGCCGATGCCTTGGAAACCAGCGCCATGCTGCATATTGCCCCCCAACTGGTGCGTCCGCTGGCCGAAGCTGGTGATGGCGCCGCTAAGCAGTTCAAAGTAAATGCTTTTCGGCAAGGCTGGGCGTGGGCGCAGCGCGAGTGGAGCAAAGTGTCGGCTGATACCGGCGTGGGCGACCCCGCTGAGGCAACGCCTGAAAAAGGCGAGGCGTTTCTGGAAGCAGTGACTACCAACATCGGGCAATTTCTGGTCGATCTGGCTGCCGCCGACCCGCAGGATCTATACGAATAG
- a CDS encoding M56 family metallopeptidase, translating to MTGLLLYLLKSNGALLLFAGLYYVALRRLTFYGLNRAYLLFALLFSATFPVLDVTAIFAPHSQLSGSLLTIVPNWSGKFTAPAAPVVDWSSVLVWLYWTGVALLSLRLLGRLFSLYRLHQTAVPQVVNGELVRCLPGASSPFSFGPFIYLNPEQYPAAELPAILHHERVHVRQWHTLDVLVAQVGQVLGWFNPVAWWLGRAIQENLEYVTDDAVLRAGLVAPKEYQYSLLRLSGLTSGTALANHFTLLTLKNRIAMMNKPSSARAHLGQYALVLPLAAVLLVGFTTSRAGQSVSSSAAVAQTGGITYYLDGQPAAPLAVEKLSANPDAIATMQVLKGEAAQALTDNAATTSVVVVTTKGQENLPAVQALSAKISSAIAASEPEEKAVPISNLHPEVLAYITQNFPGHRLIELLEVTGGGASEVRYKAVIATGRRPKYVVFDTQGKALGSFDMTGKPLPKE from the coding sequence ATGACGGGGCTGCTCTTGTATCTGCTAAAGTCCAACGGGGCGCTATTGCTGTTCGCGGGCTTGTATTACGTGGCATTGCGGCGGCTGACCTTTTATGGCCTCAACCGGGCGTATCTGCTGTTCGCTCTCCTGTTCTCGGCCACGTTCCCGGTCTTGGATGTAACGGCCATATTTGCCCCCCACAGCCAATTAAGCGGCTCGCTGCTTACGATTGTGCCTAATTGGTCAGGCAAGTTTACTGCTCCGGCTGCTCCCGTAGTAGACTGGTCAAGCGTACTAGTTTGGCTCTATTGGACGGGCGTGGCGCTGCTGAGTTTGCGCCTGCTGGGCCGGCTCTTCTCGCTCTATCGCTTGCACCAAACGGCGGTGCCCCAAGTAGTGAATGGCGAGCTGGTGCGGTGCCTGCCGGGAGCCAGTAGCCCGTTTTCCTTTGGTCCGTTTATTTACTTAAACCCTGAACAATACCCAGCCGCGGAGCTGCCCGCCATTTTGCATCACGAGCGGGTGCACGTGCGCCAGTGGCACACCTTGGATGTATTGGTAGCGCAGGTGGGGCAGGTGCTGGGCTGGTTCAATCCGGTGGCATGGTGGCTGGGCCGAGCAATACAAGAAAACCTGGAGTATGTAACGGATGACGCGGTTCTGCGCGCAGGCTTAGTGGCTCCGAAAGAGTATCAATATAGCTTACTGCGCCTCAGCGGCCTTACTTCGGGCACCGCGTTGGCCAATCATTTCACGCTTCTCACCCTCAAAAACCGGATTGCCATGATGAACAAACCTTCCTCCGCCCGCGCACATCTGGGGCAGTACGCGTTAGTGCTTCCGCTTGCCGCAGTGTTGTTGGTCGGCTTTACGACTTCGCGCGCCGGGCAGTCTGTATCGTCCAGCGCAGCCGTCGCGCAAACGGGTGGAATAACCTATTATCTGGATGGACAACCCGCCGCGCCATTGGCGGTAGAAAAGTTGAGTGCTAACCCCGACGCCATTGCTACTATGCAGGTGCTAAAAGGCGAAGCAGCTCAAGCCCTGACCGACAATGCCGCCACGACTAGCGTGGTGGTGGTGACGACGAAAGGGCAGGAGAACTTGCCCGCGGTGCAGGCTCTGAGCGCTAAAATCAGTAGCGCAATAGCGGCTTCTGAACCGGAAGAAAAAGCAGTGCCCATCAGCAATCTGCACCCGGAGGTGCTGGCGTACATCACCCAGAATTTTCCAGGACATCGGCTGATTGAGTTGCTGGAAGTGACTGGGGGCGGAGCCAGCGAGGTGCGCTACAAGGCCGTTATTGCCACGGGACGCCGACCAAAATATGTGGTCTTCGATACGCAGGGTAAGGCGCTTGGTAGCTTTGATATGACCGGCAAACCCCTGCCAAAAGAGTAA
- a CDS encoding cupin domain-containing protein: MRTIKQQHQAVSAPIADLITYRALPTQSVDHLDPFLFLNHHGPQVYRPNNRGLPFGPTRTAASRQ; encoded by the coding sequence ATGCGCACCATCAAGCAGCAGCACCAAGCCGTCAGCGCGCCCATCGCCGACCTGATTACCTACCGAGCGTTACCTACACAGTCGGTCGACCACCTCGATCCGTTTCTATTTCTGAACCACCACGGCCCGCAGGTGTATCGGCCTAATAATCGCGGCTTGCCCTTCGGCCCCACCCGCACCGCGGCTTCGAGACAGTGA
- a CDS encoding 3-ketoacyl-ACP reductase, which yields MESLAGKVALVTGAGKGIGRAVALALAQEGVHVGLLARSEEQLQAVAAEIKALGGKTAVVAADITDRAAVEAAAARVEQELGPIDILINNAGIGTFGKFLDFDPTEWERIIQVNLMGVYYATRAVLPQMIARQTGDIINISSTAGQRGAAGTSAYSASKFAVMGLTESLMQEVRKHNIRVSALTPSTIATELAVSNKLTDGNPDKVAQPEDLAELIIAQLKLNRRVFIKEAGMWSTNP from the coding sequence ATGGAATCATTAGCAGGAAAAGTCGCCCTTGTGACGGGCGCGGGCAAAGGAATTGGGCGCGCAGTGGCCTTGGCGCTGGCGCAGGAAGGCGTGCATGTAGGCTTGCTGGCCCGCTCTGAGGAGCAGCTTCAGGCCGTAGCCGCCGAGATAAAGGCCTTGGGGGGCAAAACTGCCGTCGTAGCCGCCGACATCACCGACCGCGCCGCCGTAGAAGCCGCCGCTGCCCGCGTAGAGCAGGAGCTTGGCCCCATCGATATTCTCATTAATAATGCTGGCATCGGCACCTTCGGCAAGTTCCTGGACTTCGACCCCACCGAGTGGGAGCGCATTATTCAGGTAAACCTGATGGGCGTTTACTACGCCACGCGCGCCGTATTGCCCCAGATGATAGCCCGCCAGACCGGCGACATCATCAATATTTCGTCTACGGCCGGGCAGCGCGGCGCAGCGGGCACCAGCGCCTACAGCGCCTCAAAGTTTGCCGTCATGGGTCTCACCGAATCGTTGATGCAGGAAGTACGAAAACACAATATTCGGGTGTCGGCGCTCACGCCCAGCACCATCGCTACCGAGCTGGCCGTCAGCAATAAGCTCACCGATGGCAACCCCGATAAAGTAGCCCAGCCGGAGGATTTAGCTGAGCTTATCATCGCGCAGCTGAAGCTTAATCGGCGGGTGTTTATTAAAGAGGCCGGTATGTGGTCGACGAACCCGTAG
- a CDS encoding pirin family protein, which produces MTFILAGDIMHQDSGGHESVIEAGGIQWMTAGSGLIHAEVSSPTFKRTGGDLEILQLWVNLPAKHKMTEPQYTGLQKADIPEVVEDEGRIVINAVSGNWLGTAGAMQPLTDIQLATVEMKAGGKLMLTIPAERTIFFYTIRGQLRVNGEQTEARRLLEFNHDGDELQIEALSDAVVLLGHAAPFQEPIVAAGPFVMNTNAEIQQAYQDYQAGKFGTWEG; this is translated from the coding sequence GTGACGTTCATTCTGGCCGGCGACATCATGCACCAAGATTCGGGTGGCCACGAAAGCGTAATTGAGGCCGGCGGCATTCAGTGGATGACGGCCGGTAGCGGGCTCATTCACGCCGAGGTCTCGTCGCCCACCTTCAAGCGCACGGGCGGCGATCTGGAGATTCTGCAGCTGTGGGTAAACCTGCCCGCCAAGCACAAGATGACCGAACCCCAATACACTGGCCTACAAAAAGCGGATATTCCGGAGGTAGTGGAGGACGAGGGCCGGATAGTTATCAATGCCGTTTCGGGCAACTGGCTGGGCACGGCTGGCGCTATGCAGCCCCTAACCGATATTCAGCTGGCCACCGTGGAAATGAAGGCGGGGGGCAAATTGATGCTGACTATTCCTGCCGAGCGCACCATTTTCTTCTACACCATCCGGGGCCAGCTACGCGTGAATGGCGAGCAGACCGAAGCGCGTCGCCTATTGGAGTTCAACCACGACGGCGACGAGCTGCAAATTGAAGCCTTGTCTGATGCGGTAGTGCTGCTCGGTCATGCCGCCCCTTTTCAGGAGCCTATTGTAGCCGCTGGTCCCTTCGTGATGAACACTAATGCCGAAATTCAGCAGGCCTACCAGGATTATCAAGCCGGCAAGTTTGGCACTTGGGAAGGGTAG
- a CDS encoding BlaI/MecI/CopY family transcriptional regulator: MERLTQPEEEAMQVLWQLNGGFIKDVLDLLPEPKPPYTTLASTIRNLERKGYLRSEKLGNSYRFAPQIAAEEYRKRFMSAFVSEYFKNSYKEVVSFFAKDQKISAEELKEIIGMIENRSAKD, encoded by the coding sequence ATGGAAAGACTAACCCAACCCGAAGAGGAAGCCATGCAGGTGCTATGGCAACTCAATGGAGGCTTCATCAAGGACGTGCTGGATTTGCTGCCCGAACCCAAGCCGCCCTACACTACGCTAGCCTCCACCATTCGCAACCTTGAGCGCAAAGGCTATTTGCGGAGCGAGAAGCTAGGCAACTCCTACCGATTTGCCCCCCAGATTGCCGCCGAAGAGTATCGCAAGCGGTTTATGAGCGCCTTTGTAAGCGAGTATTTCAAAAACTCCTACAAAGAAGTCGTATCCTTTTTCGCGAAGGATCAGAAAATTAGCGCGGAGGAGCTGAAGGAGATTATCGGCATGATTGAGAACCGCTCAGCCAAGGACTAA
- a CDS encoding haloacid dehalogenase type II: MQQPRPTGNSKVILFDVNETLLDMSKLKNALIKAFNNKAAFQQWFGLLLQYSLVDTVTNHYHDFRTIGDAALDMTAAMLQERTLKSAEKHKLLALMTELPAHKDVPEGLKMLSKAGYSLVAFTNSTRSVLDEQLRYADIIHYFEQGLSVDEQRRYKPHPDTYLTAARQAGAEPASTTLIAAHGWDIAGALHAGLAAGFIARKGQTLYPLAPSPTYEGKTLVEVAKQIIDKKAPSGRRSLIFAYDQLADLLLLQPLHSITFGTEKGDNVRLIIVGAGGKKLGILLMAASKSGPVR; the protein is encoded by the coding sequence ATGCAGCAGCCCCGTCCTACCGGCAATTCCAAGGTTATTCTCTTCGACGTAAACGAAACGTTGTTGGACATGAGCAAGCTAAAAAACGCGCTCATCAAAGCCTTCAACAACAAAGCGGCTTTCCAGCAGTGGTTTGGCTTATTGCTCCAGTATTCGTTGGTGGATACCGTGACTAACCACTACCACGACTTTCGCACCATCGGCGACGCGGCCCTGGATATGACGGCCGCTATGCTGCAGGAAAGAACGCTGAAGTCGGCCGAGAAGCACAAGCTGTTGGCCCTCATGACCGAGTTACCGGCCCACAAAGACGTGCCCGAAGGCCTGAAAATGCTTTCGAAAGCGGGCTATTCTTTGGTGGCATTTACCAACTCCACGCGCAGCGTGCTCGATGAGCAGCTGCGCTACGCCGACATCATTCACTACTTCGAGCAGGGATTGAGCGTGGATGAGCAGCGCCGCTATAAGCCTCACCCCGATACCTACCTCACCGCCGCCCGCCAAGCCGGTGCTGAGCCCGCTTCTACTACACTCATTGCCGCGCACGGCTGGGATATTGCCGGTGCGCTGCACGCGGGCCTTGCTGCTGGCTTCATTGCTCGCAAAGGCCAAACCCTGTATCCGCTGGCGCCATCGCCCACTTACGAGGGCAAAACGCTGGTGGAAGTAGCCAAGCAAATCATTGATAAAAAAGCCCCCAGCGGCCGTAGATCCCTAATTTTTGCTTACGACCAGCTCGCGGATCTGCTCCTGTTGCAGCCATTGCATAGCATCACTTTCGGTACTGAAAAAGGCGACAACGTAAGGCTTATCATCGTAGGCGCTGGGGGCAAAAAGTTGGGCATACTTCTGATGGCGGCCAGCAAATCTGGGCCCGTGAGGTAG
- a CDS encoding TonB-dependent receptor plug domain-containing protein has translation MHKTTAAAHVLKKWSVSSCLLFSSLSMAMPIVQATAQSAPVQTAVGLPEGILYYIDGQRVNKEDLDKISPNDIASMNVLKGPKVRAVLGNVSETQAILITTKANENSAAVVALNKKLNSSADIAGKLLLIDGKEVTRTEFERMVPSQIYQITVLSPEKAVEAYGEKGKNGAAIITTK, from the coding sequence ATGCATAAGACAACTGCCGCCGCACATGTACTCAAAAAATGGTCTGTCAGCTCCTGCCTGCTGTTCTCAAGCCTAAGCATGGCCATGCCCATCGTGCAGGCAACTGCGCAGTCTGCCCCCGTACAGACTGCCGTGGGCTTGCCCGAGGGTATCCTGTATTATATAGATGGACAACGCGTTAATAAGGAGGATCTGGACAAGATAAGTCCCAATGACATTGCCAGCATGAATGTGCTAAAAGGACCAAAGGTGCGCGCGGTGCTCGGCAACGTGTCCGAAACGCAGGCCATCCTCATCACGACCAAAGCCAATGAAAATTCGGCGGCGGTGGTGGCGTTAAATAAAAAACTCAACAGCAGCGCCGATATCGCGGGCAAGCTGCTGCTCATCGACGGGAAGGAAGTAACTCGCACCGAGTTTGAGCGCATGGTGCCGAGCCAAATCTATCAGATAACGGTGCTGTCGCCGGAAAAAGCGGTGGAAGCCTACGGGGAAAAGGGCAAAAACGGGGCGGCTATCATCACCACAAAGTAG
- a CDS encoding alpha/beta hydrolase — translation MLDTKRWVHDAERYIAQLPPAQQKAMRLYAATDEPSKQAYKEAVTLYNRQHLYRNGPMPPNPTFGTQVYETMWGPDEAQATGSLKSYSRANDLKKLTVPVLYLCGRYDEAAPATVAYFQKQTPNSQLVVFENASHKAYWEVPEQYFQTVRAFLRKQK, via the coding sequence TTGCTGGACACCAAACGCTGGGTGCATGATGCGGAGCGCTACATTGCGCAGCTACCGCCGGCGCAGCAAAAGGCGATGCGCCTATACGCTGCCACCGATGAGCCCAGCAAGCAGGCCTATAAAGAGGCCGTCACGCTCTATAATCGCCAACACCTGTACCGCAACGGCCCGATGCCACCCAACCCCACCTTCGGAACCCAAGTGTACGAGACCATGTGGGGCCCCGATGAAGCGCAGGCCACGGGCTCGCTCAAAAGCTACTCCCGCGCCAACGACCTCAAAAAGCTCACCGTGCCAGTGCTTTATCTCTGCGGCCGCTACGATGAGGCCGCGCCCGCCACGGTGGCTTATTTTCAAAAGCAGACGCCCAACTCGCAGTTAGTTGTTTTTGAAAACGCCTCCCACAAAGCCTATTGGGAAGTGCCGGAGCAATACTTCCAGACCGTTCGGGCCTTTTTGCGCAAGCAGAAGTAA
- a CDS encoding DUF4269 domain-containing protein — MRNWKDPSYLRTGTPRQQLAYATLQNLAVLTTLRDFDPVLAGTIPLNIDISSSDLDVLCAVAAAKVPSFLQLLNAHYAHLPEFELGQKPINDRPSVVCRFRYAEFEIEIFGQDCPTEAQHAFRHMVVEDLVLQAGGEAWRTAVRQLKEQGLKTEPAFATLLQFRGNAYESLLELEGKSIEELRAWLSNLPPPLAVG; from the coding sequence GTGAGAAACTGGAAAGACCCGAGCTACTTGCGTACCGGCACCCCGCGCCAGCAACTAGCGTATGCTACCCTGCAAAACCTAGCTGTACTAACCACGCTGCGCGATTTTGATCCAGTGCTGGCCGGCACCATTCCGCTGAATATTGACATTAGCAGTAGCGACCTAGACGTGCTATGTGCCGTTGCGGCCGCGAAGGTGCCTTCCTTCCTACAGCTTCTCAACGCACACTATGCCCATCTGCCGGAGTTTGAGTTAGGGCAAAAACCCATCAACGACCGGCCGTCAGTGGTATGCCGCTTTCGTTATGCGGAGTTTGAAATCGAGATTTTTGGGCAGGATTGCCCGACCGAAGCTCAGCACGCCTTCCGACATATGGTTGTGGAAGACTTGGTGCTGCAAGCCGGGGGCGAGGCATGGCGCACGGCCGTGCGCCAGCTCAAAGAGCAAGGACTGAAAACGGAACCCGCCTTCGCAACTCTCCTGCAGTTCCGCGGCAATGCCTACGAGTCCCTGCTGGAGCTGGAAGGGAAAAGCATAGAGGAACTTCGAGCTTGGCTATCTAATCTTCCGCCGCCACTTGCCGTAGGTTGA
- a CDS encoding alpha/beta fold hydrolase, whose translation MKYFFLSRRTLLLATIFWALGFAVQAQPTMKEGYIEVPGGKVWYKILGADKPGIPLLLLHGGPGSGSGSFEGFVALADERPVILYDQLGCGKSDKPDNPQLWTMERFVTELEQVIAALGYSKLHLLGHSWGGTLATEYLLTKKPPPSSA comes from the coding sequence ATGAAGTATTTTTTCCTGTCACGGCGCACGCTGCTACTCGCCACCATTTTCTGGGCGCTAGGCTTCGCTGTGCAGGCCCAACCCACTATGAAAGAAGGCTATATCGAGGTGCCGGGGGGCAAAGTTTGGTATAAAATCCTAGGCGCCGACAAGCCGGGCATTCCCTTGCTGCTTCTGCACGGCGGGCCGGGCTCAGGAAGCGGCAGCTTCGAGGGCTTTGTAGCGCTGGCCGATGAGCGGCCGGTTATACTGTACGATCAGCTGGGCTGCGGCAAATCGGATAAGCCGGATAATCCGCAGCTGTGGACGATGGAGCGGTTTGTAACCGAATTGGAGCAGGTAATAGCGGCGCTGGGCTATTCCAAGCTGCATTTGTTGGGGCACTCCTGGGGCGGCACGCTGGCCACCGAGTATTTGCTCACCAAAAAGCCCCCACCGTCGTCAGCCTGA